The Stigmatella aurantiaca genome segment CGGGGGACTCGCGCGCCTCGCCGAGCATCGTGCGGGTGTGCTCGTAGGCCTCGTCGAGCGCGGCGACGATGCGGCCCTCGTAGTCGGCGCGCTGGCCGAAGTCGCGGTTGTTGTTGAAGTACTTCACCACGAAGCGCCGGTTGATGCGGGTGCGCATGCCGTCGGCGCCCAGGCTGGAGCCATAGCCTGTGGACTGGGTCTCTCCGGGCCCCGTGGCCACCGCGTGCTGGAGCGTCCCGCCGCCCGCCGGGGCCTCCCCGTTCATTTGCCGCTCGATGGCCTCGGCCTGGGAGCGGGCCTGGCTCGCCTCGGAGGCCAGCCCCCGGGCCTTCTGGAGCAGCTGCCGGGCCAGGCCCGCCTGTGGGGCGCCGGCGGGCACCCGGGTGAGCGCCGCCACGGCGCCGGGCCCGTCCTTGTCCTCCAGGAGGAGCTTGCCCAGCTCGAGGCCGAAGGCGCCTTCCTTGGGGAAGCGCTCCAGCCCCTTGCGCAGGGCCTCCTCGGCGGTGCCGCGTTGATCCGAGCCGAGCGCCGCGCGGGCCAGGCACTTCAAGCCCGGGGCCGTCTCCTCGAAGGCCACGGCGCGCTCGCCCAGCGAGTACGCCATCACCGCGTCCCCGGCCACCAGGGCCTCGCACCCCTTCAGCAGGGGCTTGGCGATCGTCTTGCGCTGGGGCTCGGGGTAGTCCTGGGGCGAGGCGGTGGCGTAGGCGAGGTAGAGCTCCTCCCAGGCCTTCTGCTGGGCCAGCTGCTGCGCCCGCTCGGGCGGAGGCGAGGCGGCAAGAACGAGGGCAAGCAGGTGTGGGCTCATGGCCCCCGGAGTATGGCCGAGCCCCCCCGGAAGATTGAAGGCCCCCGGGCAGCCGGCCCCTGGGGGGGCCTCCTGGCCGTCAGGTCTCCTCGGTGGCCTGCCAGCCCTGCCGGGCCA includes the following:
- a CDS encoding peptidase MA family metallohydrolase; protein product: MSPHLLALVLAASPPPERAQQLAQQKAWEELYLAYATASPQDYPEPQRKTIAKPLLKGCEALVAGDAVMAYSLGERAVAFEETAPGLKCLARAALGSDQRGTAEEALRKGLERFPKEGAFGLELGKLLLEDKDGPGAVAALTRVPAGAPQAGLARQLLQKARGLASEASQARSQAEAIERQMNGEAPAGGGTLQHAVATGPGETQSTGYGSSLGADGMRTRINRRFVVKYFNNNRDFGQRADYEGRIVAALDEAYEHTRTMLGEARESPVDVVLYTREEFRTHRGEAWANVAAGLYADQAIRINDAAELTQRTKATLVHEYVHAALDEICGGGHQLPTWLNEGLAEYVEWRYLGSEGPPREVADMLQAAARGNKLPSLAKLSRDMLVRQANPALAYATSATAVRELIRRGGTSKLLTLVRDVGQGTRFDQALLTHYGLDVARLDEDVQFAASRR